From the genome of Scyliorhinus canicula chromosome 20, sScyCan1.1, whole genome shotgun sequence:
CCCAAACATCTTATAAAACTCTGCAGGTAACCCGTTAGGGCCCAGGGCATTCCCCGAAtgcatcacccccacacactccatcAGGGTCCCCAGTGCCTGtgccctcaccccatccaccttgggaactccagcccatccaataACCACCTCATGCCATCATCACCCACCGGTGGCTCTGAATTTACAACTTCTGATAAAATGCCTCACACACCCATTTATCTCCTCCGGCCCCGTTAtcagctttccccccccccctccctcctctcccccccaactctcTGATCCGCCCAATCTCCCTCGCAGCCGCCTGTCTCctcagctgctgtgcaagcatcctgcttgttttctccccatactcatacactgccctcTGGCCCTGCGCAGCTGTCCCAACACCTCCTCCGTTAACAGTAGCCCAAACTCTATTTGGAGATTCTGCCTCTCCTTAGCAGCAACTCTTCAGGCACTGCCGAGTCTCTCCGATCCACCACCAGAATGGCCTCCACCAGCCTCAgcctctccaccctcaccctatgCACCctaatcaaaataaactccccactcaccactgccttcaatgcctcccacaatgTAGCTTCCGGGACCTCCTCCCTCTTATTATGCTCCACATAGTTCCGtatgcccccccctctcttctcacAGGCATCTTTATTGGTCAATAACCTCACATCCAAACCTCCACTGCGGCCTCTGGGAGCTCTCCCGCCTTTACCCTTCATTACATCATACCATGCAACCTCCAAAATAGCATATCATCCATAATATACTGTGCCCTACAgcatgtgtgaagtttgcataaaATAATTAAAAAGTCGAAAATAAATCATATCCAAAGCAAAATAGAGGCAAATCAAGAATCCATTGGGAATTTTTTTATATTTGTGAAGGATATCGACTGTAAACAAACAATTATAAACTTTGAAGGAGTTAACATCCAGAGAGTGTCTCTAGTATTCTTATTAATAGGTTATAGTAATGAATTCAGAGCCGGAACCTTCTGACCCTTCACGCTGGCACAATCTTCCAGTCGTGCCGAtggttaagcaaagatattaacagATATTAAGGGCTAATATTTCCCAAAAGATAGGTGGCGTTATGAAGATAGGAGCTGGGGATTGGACTTAGGGACAGTGTTCTATCAGAGcagacctccttctgcgctgtacaaATTGTATgatgatatgggccaaaggcaggtatatggagttaggccacagatcagccacgatctcattaaatggcaggacagactcaaggaatggcctattcctgttcctatgttccgagAGCACTTAATAAAACAtacagtattctgggctttattaataatagcatagagtacaagagcaaggaggttatgctgaatttatgcAAGTCACAAGTTAGGcctcacctggagcattgtgaacagttttggttgccacactttaggaacaatgtgaacacattggagagaatgcaaaagaggttcacaagaatggttttaGGGATGAGAACCCAGCATCCGCAGGAAACAGGCGGGAGGTTTATTTGGGATCCTATGATGCTAGAATGGGCCCAACGTAATCTTGAAGTGCCAGTGAGAGAAGATTTAATGTGTATTTTGGAAGCTCTCATATGATCATCCTCTGGGGAGAAACCTACAAtactaacttgagttcatagcagAGTGCGTATATTTGACCACAGTtttcttgtgtgcttaaaagggactttgtgttaatgagacaattgtagattaagatgcactttgtaatccatgttaatcttaaaacctgAGTGCATGTTAAACTAAGGGGGGAGTAAATGCGTATTGTAACCCATTCCATTTTTCacatttaagaaatgtttttttcttgttgttaaaatgaattagcggtcctgtgactctgttcctccatgtttgatGAACAAAATATAAATGTTACATcttttgagccagagttccattctgggaaCTTTCCGTCCAGttacaacatcaactgggatcgcagCACAATTTAAACAAATTTATTGTAGAAAATGTGCGTGATTACAATGAGTCTAGTGTGAGATTAGTTTAGTAACAAAAATGATCTGAAGACTGACTGTGTTACCAGTCCTTACTTCAAAGTTAGTTGCTTGTTTATTGCTTTGGCTCCTCACTGCTCCATATATCTGGTCTTCGACAGAGCTTTGCATTAAGGTCAGATAATATTTCCTCTAAACTCCCTCCAATTTCCTTATTATTGAAAGTGCGCCCTTGTTTCAGGGCATTTACTGCTCTGTTTGACTTTCCTGACAAGGAATAAGATGATTTATGGTGGACTTTCCGGCCATCTTGTGTTGCTGAATTACTATTTTCACTGTTCAAATTCTCTTCCAATCGTTGCACAAACCAGTTCTTTACAGCTGGAGTAACTCTGGCTTCTTGGAGCAATATTGAATCCTGATTAACTCCGGACAACTTAGTCATTAAGGCAATATTAGCTAACTTATCAAACTCTTTCCCTGTATTGACTCTTCTTTTGCTGTCCATTTTATTTTGCATTCGTTTAAATGCCAATTCTGTGATAACAGTTTGAAAATCTTTATCCAGTTCTGGCTCCTGCTCCTTTAGCTTTGCTTGGATCGCCTTGGATTCCTTTGACTTTTTTGAAAGCCATTCATGGAATGGCAGTCTATGTGTGAGATGTGCCCCACTTCTGCAATTGCCAATGTCCAGTTCTTTGGTATGAGATGTGTTGCCAGAACTTGGTGAATCCCTTTTCGTGGTTTTGAAAGGTGTTGGTTCTGAAATAGATTTTTCTTTATTTCGTTCGTGCACTAAATTAATCTTCTGCACTTTCTTGCTGTTTGATTTCTGCGACTCTTGGTCATGCTGTGAATCTTGAACCAGTGTTGCCTCCACCTTACATGAATTCATCACTTGATCTTTAGTTAAAGCAAAATATGGTTTTAAAATCACGGTTTTGGATTTCTCTATGCCTAGATTAAGCATCCGTTTCTTATTCATCTCCAATTTATTTTCAGTTATTTGTTTCTCAGTCTTTAGGGTATTAGCTGGACTTTGGCTCGCAGATTTTCTGATTGCATTTACTaccggatgtggaggctttgcatTTTGTGCATTTCCATCTGCACTATGTGGAATCATACAGTCATTAATCTTCATATTCTTTTGAATGCTATTTTTCAGTTTTTTCTCCATCCATCTTTTAACCTTTTCTTCAGATTCTCTTTGCCTCTTTTGATGATCCATTTCTTGCCTTTTGCGTTTTGCTTTTTCTAACCGTCGTAGCTTCCTCTttgcttctctctctttttttagTAGCTCGTTTTTTTGATGGACCCACTCCTTCACGACATTATTATTTGAGTTTTCCAGATGACTGTCGGTTGGGATCGAAACTTTCTTTCGCGGAATATTTTCGTTCTGCTGTTTAGTTTGTGCTCgcattttcattttccattttttaATGTGCTGAATAGACACATTTGTAGTTGGGGCTGAATTGGGATAGAGAATTCGTAACCCAAATGGCCTCAGCACGGCAATGATGATTCTGGGCTTTTCAAGGATTTTTTCATTACGTTGCAATGTTTCACTTTTGCTTGTCATgtgttttctttcctttttaactATActaaccttaattggaaaaggtggaTCTTGAGGGCACTCATTTTCAGCTTCTTCAAAGTCTTCATTCTTCCCACATTGGGATTCATCAAAATTATCTTCAGTTATACCAATTGCCCTGGAAAGTCCTTCAGGGTTAAAGGAAGTTAAATTATTCTTCTCAGACCTATGAGGTTTCTTAGGTGATGTTCGTTTAGGCAGTTGCCTTGGTTCTTTCAGAACATCAGCTGGCCATATTCCTTCAGCGTTGATAAATAAGTTTTGTCTTCTTTTCCCTTTGGTGTTCTCCTCTACTTTCACTCTACTTTTATTCCCATCCTTTATCCTGGCCATTTCCTTGGATATCAGTGCTTCTTGGAAACACTAACCCGTATGCTCAAACACTCCTGGTGAGCTTCATATTTTGGTTCAGCAGTTATCTGACTCACAGAAGAATGTCAGTTTCTTGCTAACAGCATGCTAATTAGAATCAACTATGAATTCATTCTTCAGTGATCAATTCTCCAAGGGAAAATCAGTGTGATGGAAACCTACAAGCGAACCACAACACAGAATTAAACCATTGGGAAATTCACATAATTGCTCAATTTAGCAATTGTTATATAACCTGATAATATGTTTATGGTTTTATTACAGCGCaacattttgtgttctggaatAACTTCATAGTTTCATAAGAGCATTATCGGTTCAAAATGTTTTCTTTCAATTAAAGCTTGCTTATTGTAATATACTAACCATGCTAATTTACAAATGATCTCCAGAAAATCTACTGATTTATTTGCAGTAATtacatcttagaacatagaagcaggaggaggcattcgatcccatgagcctgctccaccatacatTGTCATCATGGCTGAttactcagtaacctgttcccccaccttcttcccccccccccccccaatatcctttgatcccttttgccccaagagctatatctaattccatattgaaaacatacaatggtcgggcgcgattctccctaaaatttcaaagttcatttgtggtgggtttttcagggagtttcccgctggctctgcTGGCGAGTCCCCCACCGCTATCCAATGACACTTTGGGTCCTGGGGAGTTTCACACCGATTCAGCCCAGAATTTGTTTTagtactggggagctgaactcagagagatccggctgccattttgaaagagtgccccgatCGCTAAGTGAGCGTGTACACCACCCACCCATGGGcattgtcacccccccccccccccacacacacacacacacacacacacacacacacacaggcattacCCCACAACCCTCAAGTGAGAACACTCCGCTATAGGGTCCCCCttcttcaggcccccccccccccccccaagctcccttAAAGTACCCCATCCCTTCCCGGACTCCCACATGTCAATCCCCAAACCTCATGGAAGCCCCTACTTACCTTcgctgcacacccccacccttgcaCTAACACCCGGGCAGTAGTCCTATTgaattggcagtgccacccgagcATCTTGGCAGTACCAAGTTGCCagactggcagtaccaaggttcccaggggagggccagggggccaccctgcactgactCTAACCAACTAGGGGTCTTATATTTCTGTAAAACAGCGCTGAATGGCGCCTGGTTGCGACATCACTGTGGAGATCCTGCATTGCAGCTGGATAAAACCGGCTTCGGCGCGCACCATTTGGTCACGCCCCTAGTGGGTGTGTTTCAGATTCTTGCCTTGCGGGACTTGGGTAAATCCTGTGGCCAGTGGATCGCACccaatgctttggcctcaactgctttccgtggtagcgaattccacagactcagcactctctgggtgaagaaatttctcctcatctcagtcctaaatagttcCCCCATTTCCTTAGACTGTGAACACTGTTTCTGGACTCCCCTACatttgggaacatccttcttgaatTTACCCTGCcgagtcctgttagaatgttttAGGTTTCTTTGAGATTctcccctcatttttctaaactccagccaatagaatcctaaccgactcaatctctcctcagacctCAGTTTCGCCATTcaaggaatcagcctgataaGCCTTTGTCGCACTCCCTCTAAAGCAAGAAAAtccatcctcagataaggagaccacaaTTACTTGCAATACTCcagggtctcaccaaggccctgtataattgcagcaagccatccctgctcctgtactcgaatcctctagctatgaaggccaacataccatttgctttctttaccacctactgcacctacatgcttactCTCAAAACCTTCAGGCCTTCAGTGAGAATATCATATACATCTACTACAATTGTATGTTCTGGCTAAATAGAAGAAGCAACTGAATTAATAACATTGCCCTGGAACCGGACATAATCATTTTGTTGGACATGGACAAGGTGTTCTATAGggttgaatggacctacctgttTGCGGTTCTGGAGATGTTTGGGTTTGGTCCTGGGCTTGTTTCGTGGATACGGCTGCTATATGAGGTACAGTCTACTAATGTGCGGACTAACACCATGAGTTCAGGGTCCTTTATGCTGTATAGGGGGGCAAGACAGGGGTGCCCTATATTTCCGTTGTTTACGTTGGCGATCGAGCCATTCGCAATTGCCTTTAGGACGTTGGACAAGTGGAGAGGGATTGTGAAGGGGTGCGGGGagtggagcacagggtgtctTTGTATGTAGACAATCTTTTTCTATATGTAAGTTCCCTGGGGACCATCTTGGGAGATATTATGAGGATATTGAAGAAGTCCGGCTCCTTTTCGGATATAAactaaaggttgggggggggggggggggggggggggctgccgtttCTTCTTGGTGGGACAAGTTACCATTATCTGGGGTTCCAGATGGTACaggattgggcatggcttcataaATTGAATTTCACTTTGTTGGCGAGTACTGTTAGGGCATGTTTACAGAGGTGGGACAGCCTCCCATTGACGCTGGCTGGCCGGATTCAAGCTATTAAGACGAATATCTTGTCAAGATTTGAGTTTTTATTTCAATGCCTCCCCGTCTATCTACCGAAAGCGTTATTTCAGGGGTTGGAGTGGCTCATAACAGGGtgcatgatgtaccatcaattagacgcgagacatgatgaagatccaaactgtggctttaatcagctagttgttagcccggtggttgactacagagaaaggccgactgccgggaaaccTGGAGGCGGGGTCtatttgcctctcgaccaattggtgagcagtcacatgactagtcccagccaatcagacaagaggcacatgaccagccagagccaatgggaaaccaatgctctgcaccaatggcagtgctcccactcatatcaacACAGTGCATATGGGCAGGGAGACGGCCTCAGATTCGGAGGAGGGTCTTACAGAGGGAGAGGCAGTCTGGGggattggcgctgccgaacttgatGTTTTATTGTTGAGCAGCTAAAGTGGGGTAGGTACAGGATTGGTTTGGGGACCAGGAAGTCACTTGGGTGTGGATGGAGATGGGGGTCATGCTTGGAGGTGCTGCTGACGGCAACTCTGCCATTTGCCCCAGCAAAATATTCTTTGAATCTGGTGGTCAACTCTACATTAAAGATATGCCGGCAACTTCACTAGCATTTTAAGCTGCAGGTGTTACCAAGGTGGGCCCCTATCTCTAGGAACCATCTGTTGAACCAGTAAAATTGGATGCcacatttgggagggggggtgagaagcAAGGGGTTGGAGAGGGTAAGGGACCTGTATTTGGAAGGGGGAGGTGTTCTAGGTTTTCTTTGGGGAGGAGTGGGTGGTTGTCATAGTTGTTGATAGGAGCTTTTTTGGGCATTGTTTTGTTTAGgtttgtataaaatgttaaaagttcaataaaaatatatatttttaaatatttccccATCACCTAAACAATGTACTTTATCAACCGTGGAGATGGAAAACAATTGCAAATGATAGAAATgcgaaataaaaactgaaaatataGAAATGCACAGCAGtttaagaatattttaaaaagaacatttagctagcattagaacatagaacagtacagcacagaacaggcccttcggccctcaatgttgtgccgagccatgatcaccctactcaaacccacgtatccaccctatacccgtaacccaacaaccccccccttaaccttacttttattaggacactacgggcaatttagcatggccaatccacctaacccgcacatctttggactgtgggaggaaaccggagcagccggagcacgcacacagggggaggacgtgcagacttcacacagacagtgacccagccgggaatcgaacctgggaccctggagctgtgaagcatttatgctaaccaccatgctaccctgctgccccctgctaccctgctgccccccatgctaccctgctgccccccatgctaccctgctgccccccatactaccctgctgccccccatgctaccctgctgccccccatgctaccctgctgcctctgaTTTATTTCGGTGAAGTCTGGCTTTACTGACACAGTGAGGCAGGACCATCCTGTACCCAAAATGttaaaataagcataaaaccaaaGAAACGTGACTTGAAGTTTCTGACACCGTTTAAGAAGAAGTTAAGAAGATGTTTTCCTGTTCCCTTACAGCAGCAGCAGTTAACTTGCAAGCAACCCACTGGGTGGGAGGCAGGTGGTGCAATTTCACCATGTATCTAATGGAAACTATCATATGCCCCACCAGTCTTAATGGTCAGGGTCGCTTACATTACACCAATGAGCTACAAGCACTGAAGTAGCATTCACAGGCAGAAAGGAAGAGGAGAATGATCCCTAAAGATATATATTATATAAATTATAATTATCCATGCTCCTCTTGGCCCcacacaatttattttaaatacttCCTCCTCGGGACTGTTTTCTAATTGGCCTTCAGCAATACCCTTAAAAACCATTCACTCACTAAAACTTTTCAACACTCCAACCATGGAAATGTTGTAAGGACCCTCAAGATTGGTTTACACCCTCTCTCAAAACATTGGAATATGGCCCACTTTTTCTGTgcacacttgaaaatgaaatgaaaatcgcttattatcacgagtaggcttcaaatgaagttactgtgaaaagccccctagtcgccacattccggcgcctgttcggggaggctgttacaggaggCTGTCAGAAGATGCCACAAAAGGCCTGGTAAAATGTTACACTTTGAGTTTTACTGAGCGTAGTGAGAAAGCAAATCACACGATCCCAAATGAAACAAACCAAATTGATTTGAGTTCAATTCAAATTAAGTGCATTTACAAATGTACAACGTACTTGGAAGGAAGGAGGGAATGTAGGGCAGGGTCTTGCAATGGTTTCTCCCACATTGATTTGCCAATCTCACCTTATTGGGGAATGTGGAGGTTGGCCAGGAACTAATGATCCCGGAACAAAGTGAACCTTCCATCAAACAATTGGCATAAACGGAGGTTTGATCAGTGAATGCCTGGAAACACTTTGGATGAGGTTTGGAGGCAAGTCAGGGTCAGAAGCTAAAACTGTAAAAGGAAGAAGCTGCATGGAGAATTACTTATTAACAATGAATTTTCTGATAGTTTCCCCTTCAGATTATGGGTTCACATACTACAAGCTACTTAATACTGCAATATACACAAATAGTTTTTAAAGGGTTACTGATAAGTCTGGAAGTAACTTACTGAATTATTCCAAAGACCCTTCCTCTTCTGTTTATTGCAGTGCATCCTGAGCAACTACAGTAAGAGGTTTGAAGTTTTATTTCCACTTCCACCAATCCAATTTGACTCTCAAGTTTAAACACTGTTGATCATAGGTAGCTTTCAGCTGTTGCTAGGCTATGGCTAAGCTATTAACCGATTGCCATGGAGGCAAGAGTTGTTTATCAAGTTTCCTTAAGTGACTAAAGTCTCCATGAAAAATTGTATTTAGCAAAACTTTGTTTCATTGGGTTACTTGTACATGCCATCATTATGACAAAAAGTTAACTTTCCTCGCAAAAaacttgaaaataaatcaaacttgCACCTCCGGCACCTTAATCTGTTGTTTCAAAGCATTGAATATACCAGAATCTTTTTGGAACACAGTGGGAGTATGCAAAGATGGCAGCTATTCTGCAATATCAGTGAAAGGGTTGGCCTGCTCAGGGACAGAGGAGAGAATCTATGcggggagccagaggaaatgggcagggCACTAAATGAGTATTCCGCATcagcattcaccaaagagaaggacttggtggatgatgagtctggggaaggatgtgtagatagcctgggtcagtccaatatcaaaaaggaggtggtgttaggcatcttgaaaaacattaaggtagataggtccCCAAGAAGCCTGATGGAAtctacccagaatactgagggaagcaagggaagaaattgctggggccttgacagaaatctttgtatcctcactggctacaggttatgtcccagaggactggagagtagccaatgttgttcttttgtttaagaagggcagccaggataatccaggaaattacaggccgaagagctttatgtcagtggtagtgaaattattggagaggattcttcgggacagggtttactcccatttggaaacaaatggacttattagcgagaggcagcatggttttgtgaaggggaggtcatgtctcaataacttgatcgagtttttttgaggaagtgatgaagataATTAATGAAGTTCACGATACCCTTTCTGTGTTGTACTCCTCCATGCCATCTAGTATTACCCTCTTTAACTTGCTCCTTGCATCTAAGTCCTAACTAACTTTATCTCAAATATGGATTCTCAAAAACTTTTCTGGAAATGACAATAAATTAATTGGCCTATTGTTACCCAGTTTGCCCATTTCCTTAGGCaatgcgttccatatatttaccaccctctgtgtaaaaacttgcctcacacatctgttctaaacttttccccacgcactttaaacctatgtcccctagtacttgactctcctaccctaggacagagcatctgactatccactctgtccatgccactcataatcttgtagacctctatgaagttgcctctcaacctccgtcattccagtgagaacagaccgagtttatctaacctctcctcatagctaatgtcctccataagaacataagacattggagcacaattaggccactcggccgattgagtctgctccgccattcaatcatggctgatattttctcatccccattctcctcccttctccccataaccgctgatccccttattaacctatctacctctgtcttaaagactgtggtaatatgactaggggtatgacggtacctgggagtgtgagctgcccattggcccaagtatcgtgctcTCCAttttcctattggctaagaggaaggtagctccaccttCAAAGCGGGGTATAATAACCCGTGTacccctgcagccaggccatttcctgtatgtttgctgccgggctcacttcttcctaattaaagcctttcacttcggacttcacctacgtttcatgtccattgattgtgcatcaatttaattagcaagattttaaaggatggagctcctcATCAAGCCTGAGTGTCTTCGACTCGGCCctcacgcagcgaatgcaacagctgtatttaagcactggctggcttgcttcaacagctaccttagcACAGCAGAAAACGTCCCAacgagggagcagaaactgcacatcctccactcgtgcgtcggcaccgccgtaTACacactcatagaggacacgacagactacgatgCGGCTATTGAATTGCTCAAAAGATATTTCATACGACCagtgaaccaagtctacgctcggcacttactagccacaaggcagcagatacctggtgagtcactggacgatttttaccgtgccctcctcgtgctggggaggaactgaggctgcccacaggtgtcagCTGTTGAGCATACTGAACTCCTGATTCGAGACACCTTTGTTGCGGGCATGCAGtcttcgcagatccgccaaagactgttggagaaagaaactttaagcctcacggaggcacgggctctcgcctcctccctagacgtcgTGAACCAAAACGCTCGCTCGTACGCCCCCAAATGcgtggcggccccctgggcagcgtggaactcggcctctctctctcccccatggactcggacccccctcaggcctgcgccgcagggcaccccgaaaaacccgcggggccccaTTGCTATTTTgtgcggccaggccaagcacccccgtcACGCTGGTTGGCCcattccgcaacctgcaagggctgcgggaagaagggccactttgtggccattTGCCAGGCaaaagcggtcgctgcggtcccaagcagcgaccacaggactcccctctcgctctcttcAGGGGCTCCGTGCGGCCCGCGGATctcgctgcccccatcccccaaagccacgtgcgatccctgggcgccgccattttatgcCCCCGACGCCATGTGCGAcccccgggtgccgccattttgtaccTCCGACGCCACGTGTGGGGAACAGATgcagccattttgtccacctcccaccatgtgcggccgatgggcgccgccatcttggatcggctccgatGACCCTGCGGGTGACTACTGCCTGCGTGATGAAGACaccgactatctgccacgactcgcttcagtcacgctggaccagtctcgaccccgtaccctctccacagcgaccacgaagattttactcaacggccacgagacgaactgcctgctggactccgggagcacagagagtttcgtccaccccgccatggtaagacgctgtgctctccctgtctacccggttaagcagaaaatcgccctggcctccggtTC
Proteins encoded in this window:
- the LOC119954619 gene encoding reticulocyte-binding protein 2 homolog a-like translates to MARIKDGNKSRVKVEENTKGKRRQNLFINAEGIWPADVLKEPRQLPKRTSPKKPHRSEKNNLTSFNPEGLSRAIGITEDNFDESQCGKNEDFEEAENECPQDPPFPIKVSIVKKERKHMTSKSETLQRNEKILEKPRIIIAVLRPFGLRILYPNSAPTTNVSIQHIKKWKMKMRAQTKQQNENIPRKKVSIPTDSHLENSNNNVVKEWVHQKNELLKKEREAKRKLRRLEKAKRKRQEMDHQKRQRESEEKVKRWMEKKLKNSIQKNMKINDCMIPHSADGNAQNAKPPHPVVNAIRKSASQSPANTLKTEKQITENKLEMNKKRMLNLGIEKSKTVILKPYFALTKDQVMNSCKVEATLVQDSQHDQESQKSNSKKVQKINLVHERNKEKSISEPTPFKTTKRDSPSSGNTSHTKELDIGNCRSGAHLTHRLPFHEWLSKKSKESKAIQAKLKEQEPELDKDFQTVITELAFKRMQNKMDSKRRVNTGKEFDKLANIALMTKLSGVNQDSILLQEARVTPAVKNWFVQRLEENLNSENSNSATQDGRKVHHKSSYSLSGKSNRAVNALKQGRTFNNKEIGGSLEEILSDLNAKLCRRPDIWSSEEPKQ